One segment of Erigeron canadensis isolate Cc75 chromosome 2, C_canadensis_v1, whole genome shotgun sequence DNA contains the following:
- the LOC122587045 gene encoding probable polyamine oxidase 4: protein MEFKDSISGVFASCIERQQSSKPTVIVIGSGISGISAAHLLNNADFEVVLLESRDRIGGRIHTDYSFGCPVDMGASWLHGVCNENPLAPLIRRLGLPLYRTSGDNSVLYDHDLESYMLYDKEGHQVPQQIVIEVGEAFTRILRETEKVRNENQHDLSVLQAISMVLERHPELRQEGLAYEVLQWYICRMEAWFAADLDVLSLKNWDEEHVLTGGHGLMVEGYYPVLKALAKDIDIRLNHRVTRILNGPNEVRVIVDGGRTFVADAAIITIPIGVLKANLIEFEPKLPEWKVSAISDLGMGNENKIALRFDNVFWPNVELLGTVAPTSYSCGYFLNLHKATGHPVLVYMAAGRSAYDLEKLSEEAAANYSMLQLKKMFPQATQPVQYLVSRWGTDPNSLGCYSYDVVGKPSDIYERLRAPLGNLFFGGEAVSVENQGSVHGAYSSGVAAAENCRKLLMERRGFLDKFQIVSFSDAILETSFPLQISRI, encoded by the exons ATGGAGTTCAAAGATTCGATTTCTG GCGTCTTCGCATCGTGTATTGAGAGGCAACAAAGCTCAAAACCAACTGTCATTGTGATAGGAAGCGGTATTTCCGGGATATCTGCTGCACATCTACTTAATAACGCTGATTTTGAg GTAGTGTTATTGGAATCACGAGATAGAATTGGTGGCCGCATTCACACTGATTACTCATTTGGGTGCCCAGTCGATATGGGAGCGTCATG GTTGCATGGTGTATGCAATGAAAATCCTTTGGCACCGTTGATTCGTCGTTTAGGTCTTCCGTTATATCGGACAAGCGGTGACAATTCAGTCCTGTATGACCATGATTTGGAGAG CTATATGCTATATGACAAGGAAGGTCATCAGGTTCCTCAACAAATAGTCATTGAAGTTGGAGAAGCATTCACAAGAATTCTCAGGGAG ACTGAAAAGGTGAGGAACGAAAATCAACATGATCTTTCAGTTCTCCAAGCGATATCCATGGTATTGGAAAGACATCCAGAGTTAag ACAAGAGGGACTAGCTTATGAGGTGCTGCAATGGTACATATGTAGAATGGAAGCTTGGTTTGCTGCAGATTTGGATGTACTATCTCTAAAAAACTGGGATGAG GAACACGTGCTGACTGGTGGGCACGGGTTGATGGTCGAGGGGTATTATCCTGTACTTAAGGCCCTGGCAAAGGATATTGATATCCGTTTAAATCACAG GGTTACAAGGATATTGAATGGCCCAAATGAGGTGAGGGTCATAGTCGATGGTGGAAGAACATTTGTTGCAGACGCTGCTATTATTACCATTCCTATTGGGGTATTAAAAGCCAACTTAATTGAGTTTGAGCCAAAGCTACCCGAGTGGAAAGTTTCTGCTATTTCAGATCTTGGTATGGGCAATGAAAATAAGATTGCATTACGTTTTGATAACGTGTTTTGGCCGAATGTGGAGTTGTTGGGAACAGTTGCTCCAACATCATATTCTTGTGGATATTTTCTTAATCTACACAAGGCAACAGGTCATCCTGTTCTTGTCTATATGGCTGCTGGAAGATCTGCTTATGACCTTGAGAAACTTTCCGAAGAGGCTGCTGCTAATTATTCAATGTTGCAGCTTAAGAAAATGTTTCCTCAAGCAACCCAACCG GTTCAGTATCTCGTTTCACGTTGGGGAACTGACCCAAACTCCCTTGGATGCTACTCATATGATGTGGTAGGAAAGCCATCAGATATATATGAAAGGCTTCGTGCTCCATTGGGCAATCTCTTTTTTGGAGGTGAAGCCGTCAGTGTGGAAAACCAGGGATCTGTTCATGGAGCTTACTCTTCCGGAGTTGCTGCTGCCGAAAATTGCCGTAAGCTTCTTATGGAGAGACGTGGCTTCCTGGACAAGTTTCAGATTGTGTCTTTTAGTGATGCAATTCTTGAAACCTCATTCCCCCTTCAAATCTCTAGGATTTAG